The window GGTATGTTTTGAAGTCCTGCCAAAAAAATCACCATGGTGCCGCCAACACCAAAGACACTCATCATAATCAATGACCATAACGCATAGGATGGATCCCCTAACCAATCGGGTCCTTGAATCCCTATTGCTGACAGAATAAAATTCAATATACCAAAATCGCCATTTAAAAACCAAACCCAAACCAGAGAAAGAGCAACCCCAGATACCACAGAGGGTATGTAAAATAGTGTTCTAAAGAGATACATCCCCTTTAACTTAGAATTCAACAGTAAGGCAAGCATTAATGAAACCACTAATGAAAGGGTTACTGAAAAAAATACGTATTTTAACGTGACCTGTATGGAGGTTATAAAAATCTCATCATGAAAAAAAATGTTTTCGTAATTCTTTAACCCTACAAATTGGGGCACATTGATCATTTTCCAACCTGTAAAGGACATGATAAAAGAAAATAACATGGGTCCAATTTGAAAGAATAAAAAACCTAAAATCCAAGGTGCTATAAACAAATAACCTTCAAAGGCTGCATATTTTTTCTTTCTTTGGCTGATAGATTGTTGATGCCTTGGTTCTTTTTGTTTTTTTTGAATGCGTTTTCTCACTATCTTTCCATCCTTTTGCAAATGATTAGATGATAGAACTGCTTGTAATAAGCAGCTCTATGCACCTCTATTGTTCGATCATTTTTCCATATTTTCAATATTCTTAACGGCATCATCCAGTGCCGTTTTAGCATCTGCTTTATCCAGAATAACTTTTTCTAATGCGATGGATAGTTCTTCGTGAATGGCATTACCAATGGGACTAAAATAAATGGAGAAACGGTCAATGGTATACTCTTCACCGTAAGCCATATCAATGAAGGGTTTTCTTAGGGGGTCATCTTCAAATCCTAGTTCTGGTAATAAGGAAGGTATCGCTGGTAATGACCAACCTGCTTCCGCTTTCATTTTTTGTGCCTCTTTACCTGACATTTTTATCAGAAGCTTAAAAGCTGCCTCTTTATGCTTGGACTCTTTGGATATATGCCAGCCAGCACTAAAGATAACTGCTGGTTTTACGCCTCCTGGACCTGCTGGCAGACCCACCGTTCCAATATTTTCTATATCAAAACCCTCAGAGGATTTAAAGTTTTGCAGGTTCCAATGGCCACCAAGCATCAGAGCGATTTTACCTGTCTTAAACATCTCTGCTGCTCCACCCATTGCTTTGGTTGTAGCAGACTTTGGGGATAAACCGTTCTTTTCAAAACTTGTATACCATTCTACGGCTTCAACTGTATCTTGAGCATTCATAACCCCCTTATAATTATTGTCTTCATCAATGAGGGAACTTCCATTACCCCATAGCATGGGCTCAACAGCACCAGTCCAATTGGATTGCATAAACACACCATAGGTTTTCTCTGGGCCATCACCTTGTGTTAATTGCTGTGCATAGTTTTCCACATCATACCAAGTCCAGTTTTCATCGGGATAAGGTAAACCCGCTTCGTCAAACAGCTTTTTGTTGTAGTAAAATCCTGTTAAATTAATATCTGCCGGCATCCCATATTGTTTGCCTTCATGCTGCCATAGTTTTAGAACAGATGGGGCATATATGGTATAATCAAAGTCTTGTGACTCAAAGTACCCATCCAGAGGTTCAAATGGCTGAACAGAATATAAGGTTGGCCATTCATCCACCATCATAACATCCGCTGGATTGCCTGCGGCAATGGACGTTCTTAGCTTTGTCATGTAATCATCACTTGTAGGTTCAAATTGAACTTTAATGTTTGGGTTTTCTTTTTCAAATTCATCAATTAAGATCTGTGTATTTTTTGCGGCTTCTGCATCGTCCCAAGTTGCAAGTCTTAACGTAATGGACTTTTCAACTTTAGCGCCATCACCACTTGTTGACTGACTGCATCCTGTCATAAGTAAACTAAAACCGATTAAACAAGTCAACATCATGTGTACCATTTTTTTCATCATCCCAACTCCTCAACTTATTTTTATTCATTAAGTATAGTCTTTTATATAGGCTTTGTATATCCTTTGTAGGTTATATATTATCCTCAATAGTTAGATTTTGATTTTTTGTTAGTATTTCACAATGACAGGATGACTTTACCTTAATCAATTCCCTTAACTTGATTCATAATAGAGAAAACAAACTCATGGTAGACGAAAAAAATGCCTATCCTTTTTAGATAGACATTCATCATCACTTACAACTCCCTAAATAGTGCATTAATTGACATGTGCGAGTTTTAAGCACATTTGCTGGCTTCTATTTCTTTCTCAAGTAAAGTCATCATAAACCCATTATTTTCATCACATATAGCGTGTTGAAAAGCAGAATAACGGCATTTTTGGTAGACCTCATTATCCATCATAAATTCATAACCTTTTATACAACGAGGGTTACAAGCATTGGGGTCAACTAACCGCTTACATACGGATGCCTTTTTAATATCTTTTTTCATATTGTCTGGTAATGTATTAAGGCATGCTTGGTATTGTAAAATATGCTCTGGAAAAAGTCTAAGTTTCATGCCTGACTTTCTTGTAATAAATGTGGCTATGGTCCTTTTATTTTGCTGATTAACGTAGGATGCCGTATAGCCACTTTTTGCAGATTTAATGTTGTATCTACACCTATTTTGAAGCAAAAACTCATGGACCTGTTGAACAAAATCTTTGTATTGCTTGTCTACTGTATCTAAAAAATCCACCATTAAATCATCTTGTTTACTCATGTAACGACCTCCATTTACTATGCATGAATACGATAACCTGTTATTATCTCCTTATGGTATCATTCTATCCACATAACTGCCTCTCTTTTTAAGAGCAAAAAAAGAGAGGCAGGATTACGCTTACCTTTGTACAACGGGCAGCCAAACGTCACATCGATAATCAGCACTTTGCTGATTTCCTTCAAAATAAACTTCGATATCCGGTGCATCTGCATACGCATAGCCAGACGTGGGTAACCATTCCGTTACAATCCGATTTTGCAGTTCTTGTATGGCTGTTGGCAGTGGTCCTTTACATTCAAAAATTGCCCATGTACCTTCAGGTATGGTATATGCATTGAACTTTTTAGGTGTCTCAAGAGTCGTAGCTGCGGCA is drawn from Vallitalea pronyensis and contains these coding sequences:
- a CDS encoding carbohydrate ABC transporter permease, whose product is MRKRIQKKQKEPRHQQSISQRKKKYAAFEGYLFIAPWILGFLFFQIGPMLFSFIMSFTGWKMINVPQFVGLKNYENIFFHDEIFITSIQVTLKYVFFSVTLSLVVSLMLALLLNSKLKGMYLFRTLFYIPSVVSGVALSLVWVWFLNGDFGILNFILSAIGIQGPDWLGDPSYALWSLIMMSVFGVGGTMVIFLAGLQNIPQYLYESAMIDGANGFQKFYKVTLPILSPTILFNMITMIIGAFRTFTQVYIITDGSGGPLNATMLYALYLYKKAFKYMEMGYASALAWILFAIILVLTLIIFKFSKYWVYYEAEQEKR
- a CDS encoding ABC transporter substrate-binding protein; this encodes MMKKMVHMMLTCLIGFSLLMTGCSQSTSGDGAKVEKSITLRLATWDDAEAAKNTQILIDEFEKENPNIKVQFEPTSDDYMTKLRTSIAAGNPADVMMVDEWPTLYSVQPFEPLDGYFESQDFDYTIYAPSVLKLWQHEGKQYGMPADINLTGFYYNKKLFDEAGLPYPDENWTWYDVENYAQQLTQGDGPEKTYGVFMQSNWTGAVEPMLWGNGSSLIDEDNNYKGVMNAQDTVEAVEWYTSFEKNGLSPKSATTKAMGGAAEMFKTGKIALMLGGHWNLQNFKSSEGFDIENIGTVGLPAGPGGVKPAVIFSAGWHISKESKHKEAAFKLLIKMSGKEAQKMKAEAGWSLPAIPSLLPELGFEDDPLRKPFIDMAYGEEYTIDRFSIYFSPIGNAIHEELSIALEKVILDKADAKTALDDAVKNIENMEK